The DNA window atataatcggTAATCAATCGTCTCAGACGACAGATATGTCAACAAGCTAACATCCATGGATTCGGCAACAAATCGACGATTCATCGAGCATGTCGTCATGCGTTATCTAACCGCATTgcataattgaataaaacgagaatattttttatctattccGTGACAGTAAAGCGAGCGTGGAAGTTATCGGTGTGCAAAAAATGACtggagaaaaaaaactaaGAAAACAACGAACCATCGAGCCATAGGTCTTCGATGTAtcatctctcttttctttcttagaattatataaattataaaggaaCATAACAAACCCAACAAAGTTGCCTTTCATCCTCGCTACAAGTCTTGCACGATCACGTGACGCGATTTATTATCTCCCTAAATGTGCGTGGCAACGGCAAACCAGTCGGCGCTATCTCCGTttcattctctctttctattcacTATTTTAAACATCCGCTGTTTTGACCCGCCCGCCACTAAATTACGTCCATTTTCGATCTATTTCGATCTTTAGGTCGTTCGATCGTCGGGCACGTTTGTCGCCGTCTATACCTGGTAACCAGCTTCATACCTTCGTTAGAAGATTATCGACCGTTTCGCTcgactcgctcgctcgctcgctcgctcgctcgctcgttcgttcCTTCTCCAATCACCTTTGTATCTCTCGCTCGGTGGATTCGGGGGATTCGCCTAACAGCACAGTTGGACTTTATCGCCGTTTCACGGCGTGTCGTAATAATTCGCCTGGCGCACGCATCGACTTAAAACTAATTGCTTCCCGAACGGGTGGCGATTAGTCGTGTTCACGGATTCGGGGGAAACACGCTCGCGAGTAACTCGCGGGCTCGATCCGCCGTCAGTTTAGCAGTTCATCGTgttatgtgattttttttcgcCGCTTTTTCGATCATCCATTTATCTCTCCGTCTCGTCGTCGCTCGCCGAACGAAACATGAGCGTGAGGCGTCGGAAGGTGCGTAATCAACAAGTCTCCGCCGACGATTTGTCACGGCGAATCGCGACGAGCGCTCGAATTTCGGGACTCGCGTTCGAATTTCGAATCGCGTCACGTGATCGCGTTCCCTTTCGTTGACACGCGGCAGGCGAGCGCGCAATTGCGCCCGAGGGCGCGATACATGCGGCTGCACGTACGCACATACATCGGCGCCTTCCGTCATCGTcccgctttttttttctacatgaCAAGCGCTCGTCATCGCCGGCGGATCGTACAGGTCGCCCTAGATGCGATATACGCTCGTgagtttaaataaagaaagaaagctcGCGTGATGCTCGTCTGCGACATACCCCGGCGAGGTTAACCTCGTCCGTTTCCCCTCCGCGTCCATCTCGGGATGACCTCGAGCCAGTTGATTCGAGCAGATTTATTTCTGTGACCTTGACAATAGACTCTGGACTTAATTGATGATTAACGCTACTAGGTGACACGTGTGTGGTACGCTTTTCACGAACATAGGCGGAACGATTCGCTTTTTTTTGCCGTTTgaaaaccaaaaaaaaaatgaagtcaAAAATGAGTTATGTAACTGGATATGAAATGTTTACTTGTTTTATGCATCAGAAGTTTTGTCGTGAGCGCAGTTGCCCGGATAGAATTAATTTCGGAGTTTGATCGAAGCCATCTCTGTCaagtaataatgttttgttAAGATGATGGAAAGACTTGTTAacaaacaaaagtaaaaattaaggaCAACAAATTGTGTAATTGGAAATTTCGCCGCGAACAATTTGGATTGATTTAAATTGATCGAGATCATCCTTGATTTGATAGGAGAAATACCTCAGGAATCGATAAGTTTAAGATGGAAAGAAATGTTTTCATTACTACATTTGGAACTGCCCTAAATTTGTGTTTCAACGTGCCAGTACTGAAAGTCTCTTGGAATGTAGCCTTTGCTACAaccagatttttaaaaattacaatatactttattatttttagactaTTATTTTAGACTATTTTTAGACATTTCTTGAATATTgtacacaatatataatacacaagCATATATACTATAAAGCTAGATGTAAACtcttttattgttgtaataattGCCTTATGTTTTTTTAGCTAAGAACTGAAAATGAAGAGGAGCACGATGATGAATTGGCATCCTACCAGAAGAAAAGCACTGGCCAGCTGGGGAGGAGGTACTTCACCATGCTAGTAGTGCTCGGTACATTGTTCCTAGGTTACATAGCCATAGCAAATGACTTGAAGCCCATCAAGATAGGCAGCAAGGCAATCGACACCCTAGCGTTTTCACTTAATCTACAAAAGCCATTCTACGTGGTCGTCATTGACGCTGGATCCACCGGTTCCCGTGTACTGGCATTCAGCTTTCACGAGTCCATCCTTAATGGCAATTTAGTGCTGGATAACGAGTTGTTCAAGGAAATTAAACCTGGGTTAAGCTCGTTCGCCGACAAGCCGGAGGATGCCGCGAAATCTCTGATGGTGCTTTTGAACGAGGCGAAGACGGTGATCCCACAGTCAGAGTGGCCCCGCACATTGCTGACGATGAAGGCCACGGCGGGACTGCGACTGCTCCCAGAGCACAAGGCCAACGGCATTCTAGAGGAGTGCAGAAAGCTGTTCCAGACGTCTGGGTTCCAAATTGCGAGAAACTCGATCTCCATAATGGAGGGTACGGACGAGGGGATCTTCTCCTGGTTTACCGTCAACTTCCTACTAGACCGTTTTAACTCGCTCAGCTCTCAAAACACCGTGGCCGCGCTGGATCTTGGTGGTGGTTCGACACAGGTCACGTTTCAGCCCGATAGCGTCCAGGCAAAGAAGCTGGAGAAACATGTCTACTCCATCAACGTGTTCAATCACAACATGAGTCTGTACACGCACAGTTACTTAGGCATGGGTCTAATGGCCGCGAGAAAGGCAATTTTGACCTATGACATGAATCTCGAGGACACAAATCCCAAAGTTCCCATAGAGATACATTCCGAGTGCATCAATCCGATCGTGTCCACTGAGTGGTCTTATCACGGGCGCGATTACATTGTGAAAGGTCCAATAAATGGCACATATAAACTGGTGAAGACGCAAAACTTTGCTGGTGGCGACGAGAATAAACCTGTCGTACGCTTCGCGGAATGCTTGAAGATCATCGAGAAATACGTCGGTACTCTCACAGAAAGACCCATAGGCTTGAAAGATCACGAAGTGTACGCGTTTTCGTACTACTTTGATCGCGCGACAGAGGTAAAGGttcaaaaagttataaacgttaagtaaaaatttattaacgcatatataaatattttatctatcattttttatattgcatttataggATGTTAGATGGAAGAAAATCAAGGAATATGATTCTAGAAGATAAAGTAAGATGAAAAAaacgagaaataataaaattgtgattaaaacttcgtttttttcaattataaatgtttaaatattcagatttaaagcatataaatatttatacaatgtaATCGTAAAACAAAGCTTTCAccgaaattatattcttgattttgaaatactagatatttaaaaaaactaaatcttAACTGCAATTATTCTTGagtgtttcttatttttatcctCTAGAGTCACTTCTTAAATTTTGCTAGCACcttatactatatttattctattattaatttaataatactgaaataaaaattggaaatatttgttttggagttatgaatattaaacGAAATATtgacttatttaatattgaataattgtaCTTCTCcaacatataaattatgattacgCTGTAACAATGCAAATATGagatatgcaatatttatattattgattttacagGTAGCATTAATAGATCCATTTTTGGGCGGAATGGTGCAACTGAGTTCGTTTTTGAAGCAAGCTATGGAGACGTGCGATTACCCGAACACAGATCAGCCATTTATGTGTTTAGATTTGACATTCATTTATGTTCTGCTAAGAGACGGATTTGGTTTGGAATCGTCGACTAAGCTACATGTaagtaaaaattgcatatggcggtattatttttatcctaTATTAtcagtaatataaattatattatataaatattataattattataaattatattatattatcagatatataaatatcagaatatatataaatatgacgAATATTCTCTCAATTCTTGCAGCTTTACAAGAAGATCAATGGCCACGAATTAAGTTGGGCATTGGGAGCCGCGTTCAATGTTCTCCAAAATGGACTTTGacgttttattgttatattattgttagatGAGTTTTATTCCAGATTGTACATTGTAAAGATAAAGCGGAGAATGCAATTAAGGAAAAAGGAATGtacaagaataatattaatgagactttactttttttatataagaaatattggaTTTGGCGAAATGATTTGATAATCATCAACATTTGCCGCACAATTACCTAATCGTACAATCTATCTGAATATCTTTCTCGGGATTTAAGGAGAAGCAGTATTTGTGATGTATATTTAGATatgagtatatatttttgtctgaaatatattatcttatcaGTTTAAAATGGAAAACATATCGCCGCATATTTATAACagttctttaaaatatctgtaattgttttatttcgaTATGTGTTCAATGATTTTGACCTAtcatattcaattttaatcttgTAGAGAACTTAAAACCATTAATGCATTTGCGatgtaaattaatgataaaattgattCGCCTCAATTTGCAAAActgattaaaatgtaattcacTAACTGTAAAAATTGATGAGATTATGCGAATGTATTCTTGCGGCGACATAACTGTTACAAAATCATTCTGAATGAAACAAACGAAAATTGTACAGTTTCTGACATATCTCgatgcacaaaaaattgcagttaccgcaaaaaaaaaatttagtacaaACAGATTAATCATCGACTGCTAACGTCTACCTGTTAAAGTATgccaatattgtaaataacattcaatttttatatctatcgCTCTGTACCATGATATTTTACAATGAATTTCTTCTGAGATATCGTGTTTACAAGTGTTTACAAGccctttaattataatatgtccGGCAATGCGAAGTAACGAATCATACATTGTACATGCGTAGATAGTGAACTGTTGAGATAGTTTGTACAATCCAACATTCTACATGTTATTCCATACAAGTGAAGACATACGATTTTTGCatgtaatatgtgtatatagtGCCTTTAAAACCgccgttttttaattaataaagtgaACGTATcgctaaataaataatacttatatttaattatgcctaattatatctttttttatgtatttcactTGTATAAATTCTTGCACgtctatttttttgttttacattatattatgtataattatatgatcCAATCTTATGTGTGCGAATTTATCTTTTGTTAACATATCATCTGCAtttgttttatcattataatttataatatatatacatatagatattcaattttcaattccagccaattattcttaaaaaggTTAACagctaaaagaaaatttaatgatcagaaatatgtatatttaatattgcctGTACCATCCAACACTAGATGTTGGTGCATAATTCatcactaaaaaaaaacaatcgtCAACATATACTGCGCGCCGACAAAGTCAGCCTTACAATACCGTTTTTTTGGCGgaacatataatattacaaattaaattgattagcaattttttaatgctaacAAGCAGCTATAAGATGTTACCTTAATTAAATCACAGAAAAAACggcaaagaaattattacgaaaaataaCACCTCAACCAGGGTTTCTTTTGCAGTAATTCCTTTACtgttttttaagtaattaattatacatgcgAACATCTTGTCTTGTAagtgatattgaatatacatatatttccaATTTTAGAAATCATTCGagttagtaataaaaattttctattaggtatttaaaatttaataatgtttgtatattgaatattaaatatattaaaatttaatattaaacatggctaaaaaatttattagaatttagtgttaaatgtattatttattatgtaaaatttttataactcttAGTGAGCATAACGTATTGTTTTAATGAGAATTTTTCTGGtgtattttaaaagtacaaaaattaaaattatagatattctttaaaattacacGTGTTCTCTTAAGTCTTGAACATTTGAGGAATTTGAATTCTTGCTAACTCGCAGATTccgaaataaatttcttaagcTTGTGGTAAAACACGGGAAACCTTGTTAATTCCGGATAATTCTTGTAGATCGAAGATTACAATTGTAATCTGCTTCAATTTTTGTGAAAACGTGACGGGTATACATCATTGCGATGACAATGCACATGTATTATGTGTGAacgaatattttacatgtctATAAACCTTCCcgacaatataaatatccatatTAAAATGCCCATTGTGTTATTTGTTACTGATGTTCTTGCCtagattattattgataattctGAAGTGGGCAAGAAGCGCGACTGTTtccgtaaaagaaaaaaaaggcgaGAAGAAGAGAAGGATTTCTCAGGAACGTGTGTTATCAGCAATGAATATCGAAGAGACATTATTACTGAGCGTTAAAGCGGTTAAAGAGAGACTCATCGTCACTCGTCACCGAAAGCTCGTTCCAGAAACCACGACGATCATCCGAGACAAAGGCTCTGTTCTTTCATTTCACcgtaaagattattttaacagtggtaatgttttttaacaataggtccgttctctttttaatatcttgtGTTTCTTTTATGTGCTTCTTATGTTTATtct is part of the Monomorium pharaonis isolate MP-MQ-018 chromosome 2, ASM1337386v2, whole genome shotgun sequence genome and encodes:
- the LOC105838267 gene encoding ectonucleoside triphosphate diphosphohydrolase 5 isoform X2, whose translation is MSVRRRKLRTENEEEHDDELASYQKKSTGQLGRRYFTMLVVLGTLFLGYIAIANDLKPIKIGSKAIDTLAFSLNLQKPFYVVVIDAGSTGSRVLAFSFHESILNGNLVLDNELFKEIKPGLSSFADKPEDAAKSLMVLLNEAKTVIPQSEWPRTLLTMKATAGLRLLPEHKANGILEECRKLFQTSGFQIARNSISIMEGTDEGIFSWFTVNFLLDRFNSLSSQNTVAALDLGGGSTQVTFQPDSVQAKKLEKHVYSINVFNHNMSLYTHSYLGMGLMAARKAILTYDMNLEDTNPKVPIEIHSECINPIVSTEWSYHGRDYIVKGPINGTYKLVKTQNFAGGDENKPVVRFAECLKIIEKYVGTLTERPIGLKDHEVYAFSYYFDRATEVALIDPFLGGMVQLSSFLKQAMETCDYPNTDQPFMCLDLTFIYVLLRDGFGLESSTKLHLYKKINGHELSWALGAAFNVLQNGL
- the LOC105838267 gene encoding ectonucleoside triphosphate diphosphohydrolase 5 isoform X3 encodes the protein MRYTLLRTENEEEHDDELASYQKKSTGQLGRRYFTMLVVLGTLFLGYIAIANDLKPIKIGSKAIDTLAFSLNLQKPFYVVVIDAGSTGSRVLAFSFHESILNGNLVLDNELFKEIKPGLSSFADKPEDAAKSLMVLLNEAKTVIPQSEWPRTLLTMKATAGLRLLPEHKANGILEECRKLFQTSGFQIARNSISIMEGTDEGIFSWFTVNFLLDRFNSLSSQNTVAALDLGGGSTQVTFQPDSVQAKKLEKHVYSINVFNHNMSLYTHSYLGMGLMAARKAILTYDMNLEDTNPKVPIEIHSECINPIVSTEWSYHGRDYIVKGPINGTYKLVKTQNFAGGDENKPVVRFAECLKIIEKYVGTLTERPIGLKDHEVYAFSYYFDRATEVALIDPFLGGMVQLSSFLKQAMETCDYPNTDQPFMCLDLTFIYVLLRDGFGLESSTKLHLYKKINGHELSWALGAAFNVLQNGL
- the LOC105838267 gene encoding ectonucleoside triphosphate diphosphohydrolase 5 isoform X1, encoding MKCLLVLCIRSFVVSAVARIELISEFDRSHLCQLRTENEEEHDDELASYQKKSTGQLGRRYFTMLVVLGTLFLGYIAIANDLKPIKIGSKAIDTLAFSLNLQKPFYVVVIDAGSTGSRVLAFSFHESILNGNLVLDNELFKEIKPGLSSFADKPEDAAKSLMVLLNEAKTVIPQSEWPRTLLTMKATAGLRLLPEHKANGILEECRKLFQTSGFQIARNSISIMEGTDEGIFSWFTVNFLLDRFNSLSSQNTVAALDLGGGSTQVTFQPDSVQAKKLEKHVYSINVFNHNMSLYTHSYLGMGLMAARKAILTYDMNLEDTNPKVPIEIHSECINPIVSTEWSYHGRDYIVKGPINGTYKLVKTQNFAGGDENKPVVRFAECLKIIEKYVGTLTERPIGLKDHEVYAFSYYFDRATEVALIDPFLGGMVQLSSFLKQAMETCDYPNTDQPFMCLDLTFIYVLLRDGFGLESSTKLHLYKKINGHELSWALGAAFNVLQNGL
- the LOC105838267 gene encoding ectonucleoside triphosphate diphosphohydrolase 5 isoform X4; translated protein: MLVVLGTLFLGYIAIANDLKPIKIGSKAIDTLAFSLNLQKPFYVVVIDAGSTGSRVLAFSFHESILNGNLVLDNELFKEIKPGLSSFADKPEDAAKSLMVLLNEAKTVIPQSEWPRTLLTMKATAGLRLLPEHKANGILEECRKLFQTSGFQIARNSISIMEGTDEGIFSWFTVNFLLDRFNSLSSQNTVAALDLGGGSTQVTFQPDSVQAKKLEKHVYSINVFNHNMSLYTHSYLGMGLMAARKAILTYDMNLEDTNPKVPIEIHSECINPIVSTEWSYHGRDYIVKGPINGTYKLVKTQNFAGGDENKPVVRFAECLKIIEKYVGTLTERPIGLKDHEVYAFSYYFDRATEVALIDPFLGGMVQLSSFLKQAMETCDYPNTDQPFMCLDLTFIYVLLRDGFGLESSTKLHLYKKINGHELSWALGAAFNVLQNGL